A genomic window from Brassica oleracea var. oleracea cultivar TO1000 chromosome C8, BOL, whole genome shotgun sequence includes:
- the LOC106312321 gene encoding 60S ribosomal protein L15-1-like, whose protein sequence is MGAYKYVSELWRKKQSDVMRFVQRVRCWEYRQQPSIVRLVRPTRPDKARRLGYKAKQGFVVYRVRVRRGGRKRPVPKGIVYGKPTNQGVTQLKFQRSKRSVAEERAGRKLGGLRVVNSYWLNEDSTYKYYEIILVDPAHNAVRNDPRINWICNPVHKHRELRGLTSEGKKNRGLRGKGHNNHKNRPSRRATWKKNTSLSLRRYR, encoded by the exons ATGG GGGCGTACAAGTACGTGTCTGAGCTATGGAGGAAGAAGCAGTCGGATGTGATGAGGTTTGTGCAGAGGGTTAGGTGCTGGGAGTACCGCCAGCAGCCTTCCATTGTTCGTCTTGTTCGTCCCACTCGTCCCGACAAAGCTCGTCGTCTCGGCTACAAGGCCAAGCAG GGGTTTGTTGTCTACCGTGTGCGTGTGAGACGTGGAGGACGCAAGAGGCCAGTTCCTAAGGGTATTGTCTATGGTAAACCCACAAACCAGGGAGTGACACAGCTCAAATTCCAGCGCAGCAAGAGATCTGTTGCTGAGGAACGTGCTGGTCGCAAACTTGGTGGCCTTAGAGTCGTTAACTCCTACTGGCTCAATGAG GACTCTACCTACAAGTATTACGAGATTATACTTGTGGACCCTGCACACAATGCTGTCCGAAATGATCCAAGAATCAACTGGATCTGCAACCCAGTGCACAAGCACAGAGAACTCAGAGGGCTCACCTCAGAGGGAAAGAAGAATCGTGGTCTTCGTGGAAAGGGTCACAACAACCACAAGAACAGACCTTCCCGCAGGGCTACCTGGAAGAAGAACACCTCTCTATCTCTCCGTCGTTACCGGTGA